A region from the Cygnus olor isolate bCygOlo1 chromosome 32, bCygOlo1.pri.v2, whole genome shotgun sequence genome encodes:
- the LOC121062551 gene encoding LOW QUALITY PROTEIN: ATPase family AAA domain-containing protein 2-like (The sequence of the model RefSeq protein was modified relative to this genomic sequence to represent the inferred CDS: inserted 2 bases in 1 codon; deleted 1 base in 1 codon; substituted 2 bases at 2 genomic stop codons) — protein MPFNSNTKCPPDSSHWLRDVPAPGEPGRMHSGITLHPETYHGEVGFDNMGGLFEHIAALKEMVIFPLLYPKVFERFNIQPPRDCLFYGPPGMGKMLVVHALANECSRGDRKISFFMRKASDCLRQWVGESEHQLRSLFEQAYQIRPSVIFFDDTDGLTPVRSSKQDQIHSSIVSTLLTLMDGIENRGEIVVIKATNRLDSIDPALQRRGRFDREFLFTLPNKEARKEIFKIHTCDQIPKPPDMLLDELAEKCIGYCGADIKSLCTEAALCSLCQCYPQIYASRERLXLDVNSMKIKAKAFFMALKKVVPASSRIVASPGQALSPIFKPLFENSVVNILQALQKIFLHAELLAKNNQLSEFVLPPSTLLFSRTVKPVVNXLQQKENTSFLNLFSYDSCSRSAYYELTSCWPRLLIVGKAGYGHGSYLAPAVLHALEKFPVHTLDLSILFKNVAPPEEICGELIXNTQKTAPSIIYVPDIHLWWDNVGPALKLTFLTLPENIPAFSPVLLLATSDVCHSDLPEDP, from the exons ATGCCCTTCAACTCCAACACCAAGTGTCCTCCTGACAGCTCCCATTGGCTGAGGGATGTGCCAGCTCCAGGAGAGCCTGGCAGGATGCACAGCGGCATTACCCTGCACCCAGAGACTTACCATGGGGAG GTTGGATTTGATAACATGGGTGGTCTTTTCGAACACATTGCAGCTTTAAAAGAGATGGtgatttttcccctcctttatCCAAAAGTGTTTGAAAGATTCAATATTCAGCCCCCAAG AGACTGTTTATTCTATGGCCCCCCAGGAATGGGAAAAATGCTGGTTGTTCATGCTCTTGCTAACGAATGTAGCCGAGGTGatagaaaaatatcattttttatgAGAAAAGCTTCGGACTGCCTGAGACAATGGGTGGGGGAATCAGAACATCAGCTTCGCTCATTATTTGAACAG GCCTATCAGATACGAccttcagttattttctttgacGATACAGATGGCCTCACTCCTGTGCGGTCCAGCAAACAAGACCAAATTCATAG TTCCATTGTCTCAACACTTCTGACGCTTATGGATGGCATAGAAAACAGAGGGGAGATTGTGGTAATCAAAGCCACCAACAGACTGGATTCTATAGATCCTGCTTTACAGAGACGAGGACGCTTTGACAGAGAGTTCCTCTTCACCTTGCCAAATAAAGAG GctagaaaagaaattttcaagaTTCATACTTGTGACCAGATCCCTAAGCCACCGGACATGTTGCTTGATGAGCTAGCTGAGAAATGCATTG gATACTGTGGTGCAGATATAAAATCCTTATGTACTGAAGCTGCACTGTGCTCTCTGTGTCAATGCTATCCTCAGATCTATGCAAGTAGGGAGAGATTGTGACTAGACGttaattctatgaaaataaaagcaaaggctttttttatGGCTCTGAAGAAGGTTGTTCCAGCATCAAGCAGGATTGTGGCTTCACCTGGACAAGCACTGTCACCCATTTTTAAGCcactttttgaaaattcagtagTGAATATTTTACAAGCCTTGCAGAAGATATTTCTGCATGCAGAACTTTTAGCTAAAAATAACCAGCTTTCTGAGTTTGTGTTGCCACCTTCTacccttctgttttccaggacTGTTAAACCAGTAGTGaa tctgcagcagaaagaaaa CACCTCATTTCTAAACTTGTTTTCCTATGACTCTTGTTCTAGGAGTGCTTACTACGAACTGACATCATGTTGGCCCCGTCTGCTAATAGTAGGAAAAGCGGGATATGGACATGGT TCTTATTTGGCACCCGCGGTGTTGCATGCTTTGGAGAAGTTTCCCGTTCACACCCTGGACTTATCCATTCTGTTTAAAAACGTTGCACCGCCAGAAGAAATATGCGGAGAg CTGATCTGAAATACTCAGAAGACAGCACCAAGCATAATTTATGTCCCAGATATCCATTTGTGGTGGGACAACGTTGGACCTGCTTTGAAACTTACTTTTCTAACTCTACCAGAGAACATTCCagcattttctccagttttGCTGCTTGCTACATCTGATGTGTGTCACTCAGATCTTCCAGAAGAT CCATAA